The stretch of DNA GACTACGGCGAACAGCACGGCTAACTGCAGAAACTGCCTTGTCCTGGCCAATGATCCGTTTGTGCAAATTCCGTTCAAGATTAGCTAACTGCTTAGTTTCATTCCGGTTCATTTGCGTTACGGGAACTCCCGTCCAATTAGAAACAACTTGTGCTACATCTTCAGGCTGTACAATAGCTCGTCGATCAACTTGTTGTTCTAAGCGCTCAGCTAGTTGATCGCGCTTCAACTGCAAACTATTCTGTCGCTCCTGCAATTTAGCAGCTTCAACAAAATTTTGGTTAACTGCAGCTTGATTTTTTTGACCAAGCACCTTTTTAATCTGCTCGTCAACTTGCAGTAACTGATTATCAGGTGCCTTACCAGTTCTAATTTTAACCGCTGCACTAGCTTCATCAACTAAATCAATTGCCTTATCAGGTAGATAACGATTAGAAATATAACGTCTGGACAAGTCCACAGCATCTTCTAAAGCAGCTTGCGTTATTTTAACATGATGGAACTTTTCGTATTTTTCTTTTAAGCCAGTTAAAATCTGTAAAGATTCTTCACGTGATGGTTCATTCAACCGAATCTGTTGAAAGCGGCGAGCTAATGCTTGATCTTTTTCCACATACTTCTGATATTCATCAAAAGTTGTTGCACCAATCATTTGAATGTCGCCGCGAGCCAAAGATGGTTTTAAAATATTGGCTGCATCGATTGATCCTTCAGCGCCACCAGCACCAATCAAGGTATGCATTTCATCAACAAAAAGAATAACTTTACCATCTTTAGTAATTTCTTTAATAATTTTCTTCATTCGGTCTTCGAATTCACCACGGTACTTAGTCCCAGCAACTAAGCCACCAAGATCAAGAGAAATTACGCGCTTATTAAGCAAGTCGTGCGGAACTTTTTTGGCTACAATGGCGGTTGCAATGGCTTCGGCTACGGCCGTTTTACCAACACCGGGTTCACCAATTAAAACGGGATTATTTTTTGTCCTTCTCGACAAAATTTCAATTACTCGTGCAATCTCGTGGTCACGACCAATTACGGGATCAATTTGCCCATTTTCAGCCCGCTCATTCAAGTTAACTGACACTTGATCAAGTGTTGGTGTTGTGCTTTTTGATTGGTTGGCATTTAATTCTGTTGTTCCTGCACCAACCCAATCACTATCAGTATCTGTATTCTCATTTTGACCTAAACTACGTCGAGCATCATCCTGCAAACTTTGAATATTGATATTCAAATTACGTAAAATCGTTGCTGACAAAACTTGCTCACTTGAAATTAACCCTAATAAAATATGGCTAGTTTTAACTTCAGAACCATCACGCTCAGCTAAACTTCCAGCATAAGCCAAAGCCATACTTAAACGTGGTGACATTTCCATATAACTAGTTTTAACAGCAGAACCATAACCTGTATAACGTTCAATTTCTTCACGAATAGCAGTTGGCGTTGCGCCCCAAGCCCGCAAATCCTTGCCGGCTTCGCCATCTGATTCAATTACCATCGCTAACAATACATGCTCAGTACCAATTAGCCGATGATGAAAATTTTGTGCTTGTTCACGTGCAATTTCTAATACCTGATTTGCACTTTTACTGTAAGAGTTCTTCATCATAGCACCACCTTTAAAATAACGTGAATTTTCTCAATTCTTTGTCTTCATAATATCAATTAATTAGCTTAATATATTTCACGTCAAAAACATTGCAACCATTATAGCAAAGACTAAGCTTGCATGCTAATATTCCTTCTTTTACTTAAATTAGAGCAGAAAAAAACTGTTCGCTAGACGAACAGTCATTATCTTATCGGGAAAACAGGATTCGAACCTGCGACCTCTACGTCCCGAACGTAGCGCTCTACCAAGCTGAGCTATTTCCCGTTTTAATAAAAAAACTCACCAAGCGGTGAGTCTTTTATTATAGAGCGGAAGACGGGATTCGAACCCGCGACCCCCACCATGGCAAGGTGATGTTCTACCACTGAACTACTTCCGCAAGACAAATATTATTATAGCAAACGATTTTAATTTTGCAAACCTTTTTTGCAAAAAAAATGAGAAATTCTGCAAAAGAATTTCTCATTTAGCATTAAAGCTTGATTTAACAGCTTATTAGACCAAATTATTTTTTAGCTTTTTTCTTTAAATCTGCTTGTACTTCACGATCTATATCCTCAACCTTTTCTGGACGCATAGTTGGGAAGAGCAAAACATCCCTAATTGCTGGAGCATCTGTCAGCAGCATAACTAATCGATCAATACCGATCCCAAGTCCACCTGTTGGCGGCATCCCGTATTCCATTGCGCGCAGGTAGTCTTCATCAATCATATCAGCCTCATCATTACCAGCTTCACGTTCAGCCATTTGGGCTTCAAACCGTTCACGCTGGTCATCTGGATCATTTAATTCTGAAAAGGCATTACCATATTCTTCGCCCATGATGTAAATTTCAAACCGGTCAGTAAAACGCGGATCTTCGGCATTTTTCTTGGCCAAAGGTGAAATTTCAACAGGATGACCATAGACAAAGGTTGGATCAACAATGGTTTCTTCACAATACTTTTCAAAGAAAGCATTAATAATGTGACCAACTTTCCAAAAACTTTCTACCTTAATATCGTGATCTTCAGCAATCTTAGTTGCTTCTTCAACACTCATCTTTTGCCAGAAGTCAACGCCAGTCTTTTCTTTAATTAAATCAACCATGTGAACACGGCGATATGGCTTACCTAGATCAATATTTGTTCCTTGATAAGTAACCTTCCCATCTTTAGAAACAACTTCAGCAGCAGCTCGAATAATTCCTTCTGCTTCATCCATAACATCGTGGAAGTCCCAGTATGCAGCATAAGTTTCCAATTCAGTAAATTCAGGGTTATGGTGCGTGTCTAAGCCTTCATTTCTAAAAACCCGACCAATTTCATAAACTCGTTCCATATCACCAACAATCAACCGCTTAAGTGGCAATTCCAGCGCAATCCGCATGTATAAGTCAATATCCAAAGCATTATGATGCGTAATAAATGGGCGCGCTTCTGCACCACCAGGAATATTGTGCAAAACTGGTGTTTCAACTTCCAAGAAGTCTTTCTTATTTAAGAAGTCACGGATTGCTTGGATAATCTTGGTCCGGTTAACAAAACGCTGATAACTCTCACGATTAGTAATCAGGTCTAAGTAACGTTGCCGGTAAATTTGTTCAACATCCTTTAAACCATGATACTTATCAGGCAGCGGCCGCAAAGCTTTTGACAAAAAGGTAACGTGCGTTGCCCGAATGGTTAATTCACCAGTATCGGTCTTCATTACTTCGCCGTCAATTCCTAAAAAGTCACCAATATCAGACTTTTTAAAAATTTTGTAATTATCTTCGCCAACAATATCTTTACGAACGTAAATTTGAATTTTGCCAGTACGATCATAAAGGTCAGCAAAGCCTACTTTGCCCTTACCACGTTTAGCAAGCATTCTGCCAGCTACCTTAGTCTTCGGCATATCATTATTCAATTCATCTTTATCATCAGCGTGATACTTTTCATTTAACGTCTTCGCCAAATCTTGCCGATCAAATTTTCTCATGCCAAATGGTTCTATTCCGTTTTCACGTAATTCTTCCATCTTTTGGCGCCGAACGATTAATTGATCATTCATTTCAGTTTTTGCCAATTACTTTTCCTCCATTACTATATAGTTTCAAGCCGTCGAGCAGTCTTTTGTGCCTGACGTTTTTCATAATCATCAACAAAGTTATCAAGCAAGTCATAAACTTCTTGTGCTGTCCAGACTTCATTTATTTTAGCACGTGTTCTAGCTGAACGGGGCACGCCCTTTAAATAATAAGCAGCTTGCTGACGAAATTCTGGCACCGCAATTTTTTCACCCTTAAGATCAACTAAAGCCTGTAATTGGTGCTCCGCTGTTGCCACTTTTTCTCGGACCGTCTGCGGTTTTAAATGCTCGCCAGTTTCTAAATAATGCGTCATGTCTTTTAAAATCCACGGATTACCCAGAGCAGCACGGCCAACCATTACAGCTGTTGAACCAATTTCCTTTAATGCCTTTTCTGCTAATTCTGGCGTTGTAATATCGCCATTAGCCACAAACGGCACGTCAAGTACTTGCGCAACATCATGCAGAGTTTCCCAATCAGCATGGCCTTGATACATTTGCTTACGTGTTCTACCGTGCATCGCAATCATACTGGCGCCAGCTTCCTGTGCAGCCAGAGCATTTTCAACCGCAAAAATATGCTTGCGATCCCAACCAATCCGCATTTTAACGCTCACTGGTTTAGAAACATTTTGCACAACTGCATGTACCATTTGATAAATCTTATTGGCATCAAGCAGCCACTTAGAACCAGCATCCGTTTTTGTGATTTTCGGTACCGGACAGCCCATATTAATATCAATAATATCAGCATCTGTATGCTGATCAATATATTGTGCTGCCTCAAGTAGTGTTTCTTCAGTTCCCCCAAAAATCTGAATACTCATCGGGTGCTCACGCGGATCAACTTTCATCATTGACATTGTTTTTTTATTACGGTAAATGATTCCATGATCAGAAATCATCTCACAAACAACCATTCCAGCGCCGAATTCTTTACAAATCATCCGAAAAGCCGAATTTGAAACTCCAGCCATCGGTGCGACCACAACGCGATTAGGAATAGTAAGATCGCGAATCTTCCAACTATTATCCACCAAATCATCCTTTCAAATACTTTAATATCATAACAAAAAAGACTAATCAAGCAAACTGTCACGTTAGTAATCAAGCCCAAGAACGAACAATGATATTATTTTTCAAGAAAGAACTTGTCAGGTGCAACACGATTATAATAGCGCAAATAGGCCTTCTTACTCTGATCATCAACTGTAAAATTAATTACCCCAGCATTCTGCATCTCACCAACTAGTGCAATATCTGCAATGCCCAAAATATTTTGTACCATCGAGCGTGAAGCTGTTCCGTGAAAGACCAATAGGACAGCTTCATTTTCATGTTTAGTAACCAGATCATGCCAAAAGTCCATTAAACGGGCAGCTAAGTGCTGATAACTTTCACCAGTACAAAAATCACTATAATTATCCTTAAAATAGCCTAATTCATCAAATACTTGTGGATACCGAGCCTGCAACTCCCGCGTATCTTTGCCGTCCCAATTACCATAATTCATTTCTTGTAAGCGATCATCGGTAATAATTTGGTGCTGACCACGATCTAAAATTTCTGCTGTCTGTTGAGCACGAAGTAAGGGGCTAGCATATACAGCGTCAATTTTATTAATGTCAAAGCTATCACGTAAAGCTTCAACCTGCTTAATCCCGGTTTCATTCAAAGGTAGGTTAGTCGCTGACCCATTAATAGCTCCGGTTTTGTTTGTATCGGTTTCACCATGGCGCACGATATAAATATTTAACATCTGTTACACTCCTTTTTGTCTTTGCTTAACCCTTTTATTATAATCAAAATTGGTATTGACCGCACCCTGATTTTTAACTATCCTTAAAATAATTAATATCTAAGGAGACAATTGATGAATTTTATTAAGGAAATTACCATTGGCTGTCGGTTTTTATTAGAATGTGCTACCATAATTGGTATCTTCAGCGGTGTGTTTATTAAGCGAGATTTTTCAAGCAAAATAATTTTTGCCCTAATCGCGATCATTATTTACTTAGTCTGGGCGCGATATGGTGCGCCGCATTCATCTCATGCTCTCACCAGTTATGCCAAACTAATATTAGAAGTTATTATTTACGCTACCGGCTGCATTTGCTGGATAATCATCTTTGGTAAATACACTGGTAGCATCTATTCGGCACTTGCTGTAATTGATTTAGTTTTGATGTACCTACTCCAAATTGAACAGCTCTAATTCAAAGCAAACACAGAATTAATATTCCTTGTTTGCTTTTTTCTTAGCTAAAATTGCTTTTAATTCAGCTTCAGTATAGTGATACTTGTTACCGCAAAAGCTGCAAGTTAATTCCGCACCATGATCTTCATTAATCATTTGCATTAGTTGATCAACCTTCAGAGTTGCCAAAATTTTCGCATACTTTTCTTTAGAGCAGTCACATTGATAAGCAACGGGATCTTTTTCCAATATTTTACAGTCTGTTCCCAAAATCTTGCGTGCCAAATCCTCTGGTGTCATACCCGCTAAAAACGAGGTTGACAATGCCGGTAAATCATCAATATGTTTAATTGTCTTAGTAATCAAACTTTCACTTGCTCCTGGTAAGGCTTGCAGCATAAAACCACCAGCTTCACCAATCGTGTTGTTGGGATTAACAAAGACTGACAAACCAACAGCTGATGGAATTTGTTCCGACTTAGTAAGATAGTAGGCCACATCCTCAGCAATTTCGCCTGAAACAATTGGCACCTGGCCTGTATAAGGTTCTTTAAGGCCCAAATCTTTCGTTACTTCAAGCCAGCCTTGACCAACTGCTTTTTTAACATCAATGTGGCCATCTTTACGCGGCGGTAAAGCAATGTGTGGGTTTTTGATATATCCCTTAACGGTCAAGTCTGATTGCGCAGTGACAACCGTTGGACCAACTGGGCCATTACCAAGAAGTCTGACCGTTAATTCTTCTTTATCTGTCAACTCTGCACCGGCTAAAAGTACCCCAGCCACTAATGTCCGTCCCAATACAGCTGAAGAGGCTGACCAAGTATCATGCCGAGTTTGTGCTTCTTGTACCAAATCTTGTGCCGTTACCGTTAATAAGCGTAAATTTTTTGTTTTATCAATTGCTTTAATTAAATAATCACTCATTATTATTCTCCTAAAAAAATAGAGCCTGTCAAAAGGCCCTATTAATTATTAATCTTGTTGATCATCTGAAGAATGATCATTTTCCTTATTTGCAGAATCTGAATCGGCCTCATGAGTCTTCTCTGGATTTTCCGGATTATGCTCCTCAACTTCTTCGTTCTTCTTCATAGGTGTTTGCGCTTCTTCTTCAGCATGAGCATGCTTAGCATCTTCGTCTTGCTTTTCTTCACTATCAGCAGTTATTGCCTGATGATTTTCCTTCTTTTCAGCAGCTGCCTTAGCTTCTTCGTAAGTTAAAGCTTTAGATTCACTTGGATATTCTGGCATTTTTTCTGGCATTTTACCCGTTGTGTACAATGACATAATCTGCTTTTCATCCAAAGTTTCATACTTAAGTAGTGCTTCAGCAATAATACGGTGTTTTTCCCGGTTATTTTTGACAATTTCAACTGCTTTAGCATGCGCCTCATCAAGCAATTTCTTAACAGCTTCATCAATCTTAGCAGAAGTTGCCTCACTGTATGACTTAAAGCCATAAGGATCAGTTTGACCTTCTTTTTCAAGTTCAACCATTCCCAAGGAATCAGTCATTCCGTAATTAACCACCATACTGTGAGCAATTTGCGTTGCCTGCTCAAAGTCATTTGAAGCACCAGTTGACTGGTCACCAACGACGACCTCTTCACCAGCACGACCACCCATTAAGCCGACAATTTGTTCCATTAATTGCTTCTTAGTCAACAAGAATTGGTCATCCTTAGGCAACATCAAGTTATAACCGCCTGTCCGACCATGCGGCACAATTGTAACCTTACGCACAGTCCGTGAATCACTTAAGACCAAGCCACAAATTGAGTGACCCGCTTCATGGAAAGCGACGCGTTCACGTTCTTTCTTAGAAATCATGCTGTTCTTCTTTGCTGGTCCGGCAATTACTCGATCTTCAGCTTCGTCAAGATCCTGCGCTGTAATTTCTGTACCATTACGGCGTGCTGCTAACAATGCTGCTTCATTCAGTAAATTAGCCAAATCCGCTCCGACGAAGCCGGGAGTTTGCCGAGCAATCTCTTTTAAGTCAACGTCTGCAGCGAGTGGCATGTTCTTAGCATGAACCCGTAAAATTGCTTCACGACCACGAACATCAGGTGAGCCAACCAATATTTTCCGATCAAATCGACCAGGACGCATTAAAGCTGGATCAAGCACATCAGAACGGTTAGTCGCAGCAATTACGATTACACCTTCATTGCCTTCAAAGCCGTCCATTTCAACCAATAATTGGTTCAATGTCTGCTCACGCTCATCGTTACCACCGCCACCAGCGTTACTACCACGCTGGCGACCAATCGCATCAATTTCATCAATAAAGATAATACTTGGCGCATTTTTCTTAGCATTTGTAAATAAATCCCGCACACGGCTAGCACCAACACCGACAAACATTTCCACAAAATCTGAACCAGAAATTGAGAAAAACGGAACATTGGCTTCACCAGCAACTGCTCGTGCCAATAAGGTCTTACCAGTACCCGGAGGACCTTCAAGCAATACACCTGACGGTATTTTAGCTCCTAACTTAGTAAACTTAGCCGGATTCTTTAAGAATTCAACTACTTCAACTAATTCCTGTTTCTCTTCTTCTTCACCGGCAACGTCAGAGAACCGAATTTTATTTTTCTTTGGATCTTCAGGCTTAACGTGCGAACGGCCAAAGTTCATAATGCCGCCGCTACCAGAGCCGCCACGACCACCAGTCTGGCTAATCATCATCCACAACATGACAATAAAGAGAATTGTCGGTACCAGCATGACGATTGTAGAAATCCAGTTACCTGACTGTGATTCTCCCTGAGTGGTCATTTTCGTATCGCTCTTTTGTGCTAATTCTTGCACATTGGCGACACTTGAATCATTTTGCAACATTGTCGTAGAAAAACGCGTGACTTTACCACCCGAATTACCACTGAAGAAGTCAAAACTATTTTTAGATTGGTTCTTACTTCCCTGTGCATCTTTATAACTACCTGAAACGGTATAAACACCATTAGCAGGCTGAACATTAAAGTTTTTAACTTTGCCTTGACGCAAATCTTTAACAAATTCTGAATAGCTAATATTTTCACTGCCGCCAGAATTATCGGAGCCGCCCAAAGCCCAGTTGATTCCTCCTAACAGAAGAAGAAAAGCAACTATATAGAATAAGGCGTTCGAAAACAGCCGATTCCGGTTATTCTTCATAAAAAACCTCCGCAAAGTTTCTAGAAATATACGAATAAAAGTTTAACACAAATTTCACTAATGCTCTAACATTTTAAAATTTCTTATCATTATCAATATAAATATAATATTGCTCGGCATTAGAATTATGGCGTTGATTACGGTAAGCCTGTTCAACAAAAACAGGCTCTTCATGTTTATAAAGCGCCAAACAATACGGCCGCAAGATAGCGGGAATGCCACTTTTAGCAAATTCTTTTTTACTTTTAACATGCAAACCGCTTTTAAGTAGTAATTTTGCACCCGGTGGTAACGACTTGGCAATTAATTCGCATGTTTTTGCTAGTTGAAACTTCCCCAAACATTGCTGTCCCGGCAGTAATTGCCTAGTAACCAGCAGCCGGCGAGCACCAAAAACAAAGACTTGATTTGGTTTAACTAATACTGCTTTCGGCCTTGGCGGTAAATTCTGCGGCATTAGATAAAAGTAACGTTGATACTTGATTAGTCTAAATCCCGCCAAGTTTGCACCCGTCCGCACCTGCCAAGTTTGCCAAATAAAGTTCTGCCAGTAATAGATCTGCTCACTTTCAGAAAGCGAGTTAAGCGCCGACTGCTGTAATTGGTAAGCAAAACCTAAAACTTTTTGTGGTTGCGGCAACTGAGTAAGAGTGCGCGCAGCAAGATCTGTTAGCGTCGCCATTTGCTTACTAAACCGCAAAGCATTTAATCCTAAAACTGAATTTTCTTCTTTTAATAACGGTACAACATGATGTCGCAGGCGATTACGCAGAACATCATCTTCATTATTAGTTTTATCTTCAATAAATGCAATTCGCCGCGTCTGGTCATAGGTCAACAGATCTGCCTTACTAAAGCTGATCAACGGACGCAATAAAGTAACATCAGCCCAATGACTCACAGCCTGCAGACTATTCATCTCACTAGGATTGCCTGAGCGAATAAACTTAAGCAAAATATTTTCAAGCAAGTCATCACAATGATGAGCCGTCAGTAAGTAGTCACCCTGTTTTTGATGCATTACTTGCAATAAAAAGTCATAGCGAAAAGCGCGTGCTGCTGCTTCCACCCCAGCTTCAGGATGTAACTGTTTGGGCCAAACGGCATTAACAATTTCGATTTGCTTATCCTGACAATAGTCAGTAATTAACGTCGTTTCTTGTGCTGAATCTGACCGTAACCGATGATCCAAATGTGCTGCAACTAGCCGTAAATTGTACTTTACTTGAATATTATTAAGCATATCAAGCAAAGCCATCGAATCTGGACCACCACTAGTGGCTAATACTAACGTCTTATTCTGCAGCGCCAATTTTCTCTCTTTAAAAAAAGTATCAATCTGCATAGTGAGTCAATTCGTGGTGCAACTGCTTAATTTCTGCTTGTGCCAATTCAGATGTCTTCGTCAATACCGTTAAGAAATTCTCTTTCTTTGTCGACGAAAATTGATTAGTTGGATCAATTAATGTCGGATCATTAACTCGCATTTTGGATAATTCAATGCGGCCTTTAAAATGATGCACAACTACCACCCGCAGCTTTTGACCACGCTGATAATTATGCCGTTCACGTTCCCAATTATTGCCAAAATCGTTATGGTGAACTAATCCCGACCTTCTACCTGGCAATGTAACAAAAATCCCTAGATCAGTAATATTATTAATTACACCTGTTATTCGCTGTCCAACTTGATATTTCATTAATTATTATCTTTTTCTTCTGGAATATTATAAATTGTTTCGTTAGGTTTAGAATATAAAAATTTGAAGCGAACCAACTTAGCCACATAATCTGGATCCTTTAGATTATCCCGTTTAGAAGTTAAAGATTTTTTCTCTCGATTAATGTTGCTAAGCGATCTCTTAGAAGTTTGTACCTGTTCATTAATCCGATTTGTTTGTGCGTGTGTAATTACAATTTGCACACCTAAAAAGATAAAAATAATTGCAAATACAGCAATTATTCTGTTCCGCCGCACACGGTGAATCTCTTTAATTCTTTTTTCTTGTTTGCGTTGCAAACGTGCCATTCGCTCTTCTGGACTAAGCGAATTATAAATACGTGGTCCCTTCATTTTTTGTCCCCTATGCTAAAACAATACTATTTTAATTATAACAAGGACGTCAATAAAAGTCATTACTATACAAAAGTGATTAATCAATTAATTCGTATAATTCACTTGCTTCGGCCTTTTTAGTCGTTTCCCGAATCTCACAAACCTTAGCCTTAACCTGCCTTGAACCATAACCGACCTCAATTACATCGCCAATTTTGACGTCATAACTGGACTTAACAACACGGTCATTGACCTTAATTCGACCCTGATCAGCCATTTCTTTGGCAATCGGGCGTCTTTTAACTAAACGGGAAACTTTTAAAAATTTATCAATTCTCATTTTTAACCTCGATTATCTTTGAATAATAGCACTCGCTGCTGTCATGAATGTCAGCAATTCATTGGTTAACATCCGGCTATTTTCTTTTTCTGGTAATTCCAATAAAGCCACCAACCGTTTTTGCGACGATAAACTTATTTTAGCCTTTAAATTAACATGTTCCAAGGCTTTAAAAATATTTGGTCCCTCTAATTCACGACTTGCTGGCGGTGCAAACTCAACTTTAACTTTGGTACCTGTCTTAACAATCATCAAAACTTGAGCCAAGTCCGCTTCCAATTTTAAGCTAGCCATTGCCAGCAAGTTTTCTACAGAAGCCGGATAATTACCAAAGCGATCAATCAATTCATCCTCAATTTGCGTCAGTTCATCACTATTAGCGGATTTGATTTTTTTATAAAATTCAATTTTTTCTTCTTGATCACCAATATAAGTGTCTGGAATATAAGCTTCTAGCCCTAAATCAACTTCGGCATTTGTCTTTTTAACCTGTTTTTTACCCTTACGCTCCTTGACAGCATCAGCTAACATTTGCGAGTACAAATCATAGCCAACACTATCAATAAAGCCGTGTTGCTGTGCTCCTAACATATTACCAGCTCCACGGATCGACAAATCACGCATTGCAATTTTAAAACCTGAACCTAATTCAGTAAAATCACGAATTGCATCTAAGCGTTTTTCACCGATTTCTGTTAATACTTTATTAGGTTGATACAAAAAATACGCATAAGCTAGCCGCGCACTTCGACCAATCCGACCACGCAGCTGATAAAGCTGACTTAAGCCGTAATGATCTGCATTTTCAACAATCATTGTATTAACATTAGGCATGTCTATT from Lactobacillus sp. ESL0785 encodes:
- the hslO gene encoding Hsp33 family molecular chaperone HslO: MSDYLIKAIDKTKNLRLLTVTAQDLVQEAQTRHDTWSASSAVLGRTLVAGVLLAGAELTDKEELTVRLLGNGPVGPTVVTAQSDLTVKGYIKNPHIALPPRKDGHIDVKKAVGQGWLEVTKDLGLKEPYTGQVPIVSGEIAEDVAYYLTKSEQIPSAVGLSVFVNPNNTIGEAGGFMLQALPGASESLITKTIKHIDDLPALSTSFLAGMTPEDLARKILGTDCKILEKDPVAYQCDCSKEKYAKILATLKVDQLMQMINEDHGAELTCSFCGNKYHYTEAELKAILAKKKANKEY
- the lysS gene encoding lysine--tRNA ligase, with product MAKTEMNDQLIVRRQKMEELRENGIEPFGMRKFDRQDLAKTLNEKYHADDKDELNNDMPKTKVAGRMLAKRGKGKVGFADLYDRTGKIQIYVRKDIVGEDNYKIFKKSDIGDFLGIDGEVMKTDTGELTIRATHVTFLSKALRPLPDKYHGLKDVEQIYRQRYLDLITNRESYQRFVNRTKIIQAIRDFLNKKDFLEVETPVLHNIPGGAEARPFITHHNALDIDLYMRIALELPLKRLIVGDMERVYEIGRVFRNEGLDTHHNPEFTELETYAAYWDFHDVMDEAEGIIRAAAEVVSKDGKVTYQGTNIDLGKPYRRVHMVDLIKEKTGVDFWQKMSVEEATKIAEDHDIKVESFWKVGHIINAFFEKYCEETIVDPTFVYGHPVEISPLAKKNAEDPRFTDRFEIYIMGEEYGNAFSELNDPDDQRERFEAQMAEREAGNDEADMIDEDYLRAMEYGMPPTGGLGIGIDRLVMLLTDAPAIRDVLLFPTMRPEKVEDIDREVQADLKKKAKK
- a CDS encoding histidine phosphatase family protein, with amino-acid sequence MLNIYIVRHGETDTNKTGAINGSATNLPLNETGIKQVEALRDSFDINKIDAVYASPLLRAQQTAEILDRGQHQIITDDRLQEMNYGNWDGKDTRELQARYPQVFDELGYFKDNYSDFCTGESYQHLAARLMDFWHDLVTKHENEAVLLVFHGTASRSMVQNILGIADIALVGEMQNAGVINFTVDDQSKKAYLRYYNRVAPDKFFLEK
- the ftsH gene encoding ATP-dependent zinc metalloprotease FtsH — encoded protein: MKNNRNRLFSNALFYIVAFLLLLGGINWALGGSDNSGGSENISYSEFVKDLRQGKVKNFNVQPANGVYTVSGSYKDAQGSKNQSKNSFDFFSGNSGGKVTRFSTTMLQNDSSVANVQELAQKSDTKMTTQGESQSGNWISTIVMLVPTILFIVMLWMMISQTGGRGGSGSGGIMNFGRSHVKPEDPKKNKIRFSDVAGEEEEKQELVEVVEFLKNPAKFTKLGAKIPSGVLLEGPPGTGKTLLARAVAGEANVPFFSISGSDFVEMFVGVGASRVRDLFTNAKKNAPSIIFIDEIDAIGRQRGSNAGGGGNDEREQTLNQLLVEMDGFEGNEGVIVIAATNRSDVLDPALMRPGRFDRKILVGSPDVRGREAILRVHAKNMPLAADVDLKEIARQTPGFVGADLANLLNEAALLAARRNGTEITAQDLDEAEDRVIAGPAKKNSMISKKERERVAFHEAGHSICGLVLSDSRTVRKVTIVPHGRTGGYNLMLPKDDQFLLTKKQLMEQIVGLMGGRAGEEVVVGDQSTGASNDFEQATQIAHSMVVNYGMTDSLGMVELEKEGQTDPYGFKSYSEATSAKIDEAVKKLLDEAHAKAVEIVKNNREKHRIIAEALLKYETLDEKQIMSLYTTGKMPEKMPEYPSESKALTYEEAKAAAEKKENHQAITADSEEKQDEDAKHAHAEEEAQTPMKKNEEVEEHNPENPEKTHEADSDSANKENDHSSDDQQD
- a CDS encoding DUF2568 domain-containing protein, giving the protein MNFIKEITIGCRFLLECATIIGIFSGVFIKRDFSSKIIFALIAIIIYLVWARYGAPHSSHALTSYAKLILEVIIYATGCICWIIIFGKYTGSIYSALAVIDLVLMYLLQIEQL
- a CDS encoding ATP-dependent Clp protease ATP-binding subunit, which gives rise to MKNSYSKSANQVLEIAREQAQNFHHRLIGTEHVLLAMVIESDGEAGKDLRAWGATPTAIREEIERYTGYGSAVKTSYMEMSPRLSMALAYAGSLAERDGSEVKTSHILLGLISSEQVLSATILRNLNINIQSLQDDARRSLGQNENTDTDSDWVGAGTTELNANQSKSTTPTLDQVSVNLNERAENGQIDPVIGRDHEIARVIEILSRRTKNNPVLIGEPGVGKTAVAEAIATAIVAKKVPHDLLNKRVISLDLGGLVAGTKYRGEFEDRMKKIIKEITKDGKVILFVDEMHTLIGAGGAEGSIDAANILKPSLARGDIQMIGATTFDEYQKYVEKDQALARRFQQIRLNEPSREESLQILTGLKEKYEKFHHVKITQAALEDAVDLSRRYISNRYLPDKAIDLVDEASAAVKIRTGKAPDNQLLQVDEQIKKVLGQKNQAAVNQNFVEAAKLQERQNSLQLKRDQLAERLEQQVDRRAIVQPEDVAQVVSNWTGVPVTQMNRNETKQLANLERNLHKRIIGQDKAVSAVSRAVRRSRSGIKDENRPIGSFLFLGPTGVGKTELAKAIAATMFGSEDDLIRIDMSEYMDQIASSKLIGSAPGYVGYDEGGQLSEKVRRHPYSVILLDEVEKAHPDVFNLLLQVLDDGFLTDSKGRKIDFRNTIIIMTSNLGSRSLFETKAVGFNADNSSQVKMRRERVKQALKQFFRPEFLNRIDETIIFDELGKTELRQIVTLLTQKLVKRLQKQWITLKLSRAALDKIAQDGYNPEMGARPLRRAIQTDIEDEIATMLVKGDLQKGDLLKIGSSHNRLKFEVVKNAVTELVGIN
- the dusB gene encoding tRNA dihydrouridine synthase DusB; this encodes MDNSWKIRDLTIPNRVVVAPMAGVSNSAFRMICKEFGAGMVVCEMISDHGIIYRNKKTMSMMKVDPREHPMSIQIFGGTEETLLEAAQYIDQHTDADIIDINMGCPVPKITKTDAGSKWLLDANKIYQMVHAVVQNVSKPVSVKMRIGWDRKHIFAVENALAAQEAGASMIAMHGRTRKQMYQGHADWETLHDVAQVLDVPFVANGDITTPELAEKALKEIGSTAVMVGRAALGNPWILKDMTHYLETGEHLKPQTVREKVATAEHQLQALVDLKGEKIAVPEFRQQAAYYLKGVPRSARTRAKINEVWTAQEVYDLLDNFVDDYEKRQAQKTARRLETI